Within the Aeromicrobium sp. Root236 genome, the region TCTCCTTGCCGACGCCGCTCAGCTGCATCGCGGGGCCGGAGAGGACCGGGGCGGACGTCGCAGTCGTGGTGAATGGCGAGAAGCCGCTCGTCGTGAACAGGTTGCCCGGGTAGGCCGTCACGGTGAGCTGCTTGCCTGCATCCTGCGGCAACGGCGTGTAGTAGGAGGCCGTAAGCGGGTCGGTGTACGGACCGGGGCCCGACGGATCCGGTCCAGGGGTGTTCGCCCCTCCCGACCAGTGGAACAGGAGCGGCCCCTTGGCAACGTACGGCGGCAGCACGACCTGGAGCGGCTCACCGATGACAGGAGCGTTGGCGAAGCTCGCCTCCCCCAACGGATACTGCACCTTGCTCAAGTCGAGGATTCCCGTGCCGCACCAGCGATGCCCTCGGCAATTGAGGTCGAAGTAGTAGTAACGGCCGCCGATCCTGACCTTCTTGCGGCTGTACGCGGCAGACACCGGCCGGAAGTAGGTGGTGGAGTCCATCAAGGCCGCACGTACCTCGGTAGGACCTGCAAGGCCGAGTGAGAACAACAGAGCCGCGCCCGCCGAGACCTGCGGGGTGGCCATGCTCGTGCCCTCGTAACGGACGTAGGTGCTCAGCTTGGCACCCGTCGTGCCGGTGTTGCCCAGTCCGAGGATGCTGTCCCTGGCACCCTCGACCATGGTGTCGCCGCCCGGAGCGGAGATGTCGACCGAGGCTCCGATGTTCGAGTAGAGCGCACTGTAGCCCTTGGCGCTGGTCGCCCCGACCGACATGAAGCCGCTGCAGGACGCAGGAACCGCCCAGTCGGCGTTGCTGCCGTCGTTGCCGGCAGCCGCGATCAACAGTGACCCATTGGTCCGAGCGACCGCAGCTGCGGACGTGTACGCCTCGCAGGCCGCCGCGCGATCGGTTGCGTTTCCGTACGTGTAGCCCAACGACAGGTTGATGACCTGGGACGGTGTCTGGTTCTGAGGGACCCCGTTGACCGGCTCACCGGACGCCCAGAGGATGCCGGCGATGATGTCGGAGTCCCAGCCTCCACAGCGGCCAAGCACGCGCACGGGCTGCACCTTGACACCCGGCGCCACACCCACGACACCGGGTCCGTTGTTCGCCTTCGCTGCGACCTGGCCGGCGACGAACGTGCCGTGCCACGAGCTCGTCGACCCGGGCGAGTTCTGGTAGCAGAGGCCTCGCGACGCCCAGTCGCCCGGATCAGTCGGATCCGAGTCCCAGCCGTCGCCGTCGTTCGCGGACACGAAGCTCGGTGTGGTGGCATCGGGGTCATCCGGCCCGGCGAAGTCCCAGCCGTCGACCAGCTGGCCGTCCAGCTCGGTGTTGGGCAGGATGCCGGTGTCGACCACAGCGACGCGCACATCCGACGACCCCTCCGTCGCGCGCCACAGGGACGGCGCCTTGATGCTGTAGCCGCCCTTGGGCGTGGTGTAGCTGGAGTCCCACAGGTTCCTCTGGCTCGGGAACAGCGAATCGTTGGGTGCCACCGGCGGTGCCGCCTCGATCGTGCGTCGTACGTTCGGGGCTGCCCACACGACGTCGCTGCGCTTGGCCACGTCCGCTGCCACGTCAGCGGCGACGTCGGCAGGCACCTCCTGGTCGAAGTCGATCGTCGAGATCTTGCCGGCGACCTTGTCGTCGTCGGCGACGTTCGCCTCGGACCCGAGAGCGTCGTCCGTGGCGTCGAGCGCCGCATCCGACGGGGTCGACGTCGTGGTCTTGACGATCAGGCCGCGAGCCACCGGCTCGGGCCGGTCGGGCGAGGGCCGGTCGGAAGCAGCGACCGCGGGGGCAGGCTCCTCGGCGGAAGCGGTCATCGCGAGACCCGAGACGGTCAAGGCAGTCAGGGCAAGAACGGTCA harbors:
- a CDS encoding S8 family serine peptidase, translating into MTASAEEPAPAVAASDRPSPDRPEPVARGLIVKTTTSTPSDAALDATDDALGSEANVADDDKVAGKISTIDFDQEVPADVAADVAADVAKRSDVVWAAPNVRRTIEAAPPVAPNDSLFPSQRNLWDSSYTTPKGGYSIKAPSLWRATEGSSDVRVAVVDTGILPNTELDGQLVDGWDFAGPDDPDATTPSFVSANDGDGWDSDPTDPGDWASRGLCYQNSPGSTSSWHGTFVAGQVAAKANNGPGVVGVAPGVKVQPVRVLGRCGGWDSDIIAGILWASGEPVNGVPQNQTPSQVINLSLGYTYGNATDRAAACEAYTSAAAVARTNGSLLIAAAGNDGSNADWAVPASCSGFMSVGATSAKGYSALYSNIGASVDISAPGGDTMVEGARDSILGLGNTGTTGAKLSTYVRYEGTSMATPQVSAGAALLFSLGLAGPTEVRAALMDSTTYFRPVSAAYSRKKVRIGGRYYYFDLNCRGHRWCGTGILDLSKVQYPLGEASFANAPVIGEPLQVVLPPYVAKGPLLFHWSGGANTPGPDPSGPGPYTDPLTASYYTPLPQDAGKQLTVTAYPGNLFTTSGFSPFTTTATSAPVLSGPAMQLSGVGKEKHGVADVAVVYSPDVASGPVEIRRGPHTVMGSGTLVDHQASITITGTAWAGGAYPVRAAFLGDGTTNPASSPGTWVSVAKATSFVTTSLSSTVKRTSHASLRVTVKVSGDPNPSGDIKVYDGDRAITTSHLFGSTHGTRTISLPRLKAGKHWIRVYYYGNESIVAKYSSYKTIVSK